In Deinococcus reticulitermitis, a single genomic region encodes these proteins:
- a CDS encoding proline dehydrogenase family protein translates to MIDQLYRKAVLTVAERPPVEHLMRSRGWGLAQRFVAGEDIPSALAAVKDLEKDGVMGNLDLLGEFIESPEQCTAFADDVLRLIEAAHGAGIKPYVSIKLSSVGQGKEGRGKHEAGEDLGLTNARRIVGQAKRYGGFVCLDMEDSGRVDQTLAQFRTLASEFGHEHVGTVLQSYLRRSLADRAALDDLSPNLRIVKGAYLEPETVAYPDKSDVDQNYRRLVYAHLKAGHYTNVATHDEQIIDDVRRFALAHGVSKDQFEFQMLYGIRRDLQKSLAAEGYRVRAYIPYGRDWYAYFSRRIAETPRNAVFVLRGMLKG, encoded by the coding sequence ATGATCGATCAGCTCTACCGCAAAGCCGTCCTGACCGTCGCCGAACGCCCACCTGTCGAACACCTGATGCGCTCGCGCGGCTGGGGCCTCGCCCAGCGCTTCGTGGCTGGCGAGGACATTCCAAGTGCCCTGGCCGCCGTCAAGGACCTGGAGAAAGACGGGGTGATGGGCAACCTCGACCTGCTCGGCGAATTCATTGAGTCGCCCGAGCAGTGCACCGCCTTCGCCGACGACGTCCTGCGGCTGATCGAGGCCGCGCATGGGGCCGGCATCAAGCCCTACGTCTCGATCAAGCTCTCCAGCGTCGGTCAAGGCAAAGAGGGCCGAGGCAAGCACGAGGCGGGCGAGGACCTCGGCCTGACCAACGCCCGGCGCATCGTTGGCCAGGCTAAGAGGTACGGCGGCTTTGTCTGCCTCGACATGGAAGACAGTGGCCGGGTGGATCAGACCCTCGCGCAGTTCCGCACCCTCGCCAGCGAGTTCGGGCACGAGCATGTCGGAACGGTGTTGCAGTCGTACCTCCGGCGCTCACTCGCGGACCGCGCGGCGCTGGACGACCTGAGCCCGAATCTGCGGATCGTAAAGGGCGCCTACCTCGAACCTGAGACCGTCGCCTACCCCGACAAAAGTGACGTGGACCAGAACTACCGCCGGCTGGTGTACGCGCACCTCAAGGCCGGGCACTACACCAACGTCGCCACCCACGACGAACAGATCATCGATGACGTGCGGCGCTTTGCTCTGGCGCACGGCGTCAGCAAGGACCAGTTCGAGTTCCAGATGCTCTACGGCATCCGGCGCGACCTGCAAAAGTCCCTGGCCGCCGAGGGCTACCGCGTGCGCGCCTACATCCCCTACGGGCGTGACTGGTACGCCTACTTCTCGCGCCGTATCGCCGAGACGCCGCGCAACGCCGTGTTCGTGCTGCGCGGGATGCTGAAGGGATGA
- a CDS encoding amidohydrolase family protein has product MTLAAGTSATGLIPRLLTCDVLYTGMGGAQSPGGVVVVGETVAATGHPDELRRQYPHAVEERAGGVIAPPPVNAHTHLDMSAYPFQALPYFRWIPEVVIQGRHLRGVPAAQAGADLLARLGSGGVGDIVWSPDVMDALLAREDFQGTLYFEVLSPFPERADEVFRAARERLERWRRLERPGLRVGLSPHAPYTVSHRLLRLLAEYAQGEGLPMQIHVAEHPSEPELFRTGTGPLWESRMPALYTATFAEVIGRAPEPDLTPVRYLDELGVLAARPTLVHLVNVTPDDVARVARAGCAVVSCPRSNHHLECGVFDWPAFAAAGVEVALGTDSVASGGSLDVREEVEFARHLYPDLDPRLIVRAAVKGGHRVLGSRAPFLRRGEAWREAYCWQV; this is encoded by the coding sequence ATGACCCTTGCCGCCGGGACCTCTGCCACTGGCCTGATCCCCCGCCTGCTTACCTGCGACGTGCTGTACACCGGCATGGGCGGGGCGCAGTCGCCGGGGGGCGTCGTGGTGGTGGGGGAGACGGTGGCGGCCACCGGTCACCCGGACGAACTGCGGCGCCAGTATCCGCACGCCGTGGAGGAGCGGGCCGGCGGCGTGATCGCGCCCCCGCCCGTCAACGCCCACACCCACCTCGACATGAGCGCCTATCCCTTTCAGGCGCTGCCCTACTTCCGCTGGATTCCCGAAGTCGTGATCCAGGGCCGTCACCTGCGCGGGGTGCCGGCAGCCCAGGCCGGGGCCGACCTCCTGGCCCGGCTCGGCAGCGGCGGCGTGGGCGACATCGTGTGGTCGCCCGACGTGATGGACGCGCTGCTGGCGCGAGAGGACTTCCAAGGCACGCTCTATTTCGAGGTGCTCAGTCCTTTCCCGGAGCGGGCCGACGAGGTGTTTCGCGCCGCCCGCGAGCGACTGGAGCGCTGGCGGCGGCTGGAGCGCCCCGGCCTGCGCGTCGGCCTCTCGCCCCACGCGCCGTACACCGTCAGCCACCGCCTGCTGCGCCTGCTCGCCGAGTACGCGCAGGGTGAGGGCCTGCCGATGCAGATTCACGTCGCCGAGCACCCCAGCGAACCCGAACTCTTCCGCACGGGCACCGGGCCGCTGTGGGAAAGCCGGATGCCGGCCCTCTACACCGCCACCTTCGCCGAGGTGATCGGAAGGGCGCCCGAGCCGGACCTCACCCCGGTGCGTTACCTCGACGAGCTCGGCGTGCTCGCGGCGCGGCCCACCCTGGTCCATCTGGTCAACGTGACGCCGGACGACGTCGCGCGGGTGGCCCGGGCCGGCTGCGCGGTGGTGAGCTGTCCGCGCTCGAACCACCACCTCGAATGCGGGGTGTTCGACTGGCCGGCCTTCGCCGCCGCCGGAGTGGAGGTCGCGCTCGGCACCGATTCGGTCGCCAGCGGCGGGTCGCTCGACGTGCGTGAGGAGGTCGAGTTCGCCCGGCACCTCTACCCTGACCTCGATCCCCGCTTGATCGTCCGGGCGGCGGTGAAGGGAGGACACCGGGTGCTCGGCAGCCGCGCGCCCTTCCTGCGGCGGGGGGAGGCGTGGCGCGAGGCGTACTGCTGGCAGGTGTGA
- a CDS encoding MgtC/SapB family protein: protein MESVLDELGLMQGLLAAFVLSGLIGWQRELNNHSAGLRTHILVGVSAALFIVLSETLVASFAKQDDQVRFDIIGVLGAVVSGVSFLGAGAIFSSGKDQGAKGLTTAAGLLATAAVGVASGLHLYVLASGATALFLFTLGPLSTLSERLSSRR, encoded by the coding sequence GTGGAATCGGTTCTCGACGAACTTGGCCTGATGCAGGGGCTGCTCGCGGCCTTCGTGCTCAGTGGGCTGATCGGCTGGCAACGTGAGCTGAACAACCACAGCGCAGGGCTGCGGACCCACATTCTGGTGGGGGTGAGTGCGGCGCTTTTTATTGTGCTCAGTGAGACGCTGGTGGCAAGTTTCGCGAAACAGGACGATCAGGTGCGTTTCGACATCATCGGGGTGCTTGGGGCCGTCGTGAGCGGGGTGAGTTTTCTGGGGGCGGGAGCAATTTTTTCAAGCGGCAAGGATCAGGGCGCCAAGGGCCTGACCACCGCTGCCGGTCTGCTCGCGACGGCTGCTGTCGGGGTGGCCTCCGGGCTGCACCTCTACGTGCTCGCCTCCGGGGCGACGGCGCTGTTCCTGTTCACCCTGGGCCCGCTGAGTACCCTGTCCGAGCGACTGAGCTCCAGAAGATAA
- a CDS encoding alpha/beta hydrolase translates to MSRFSRRLPLLLGGATLLTLGLSACSGERLQAAVNATNSTRGLTVVRDQAYGPDPRQRLDVYAPQGVRGAPTLLFIHGGSWQGGDKAGHAFVGQSLARAGYVVGVMNYRLAPQHRYPSYVQDGALALKWLRERATQWGGAPNNLFVAGHSAGGFNAVELVDNARWLSEVGVPVSAVRGVIGIAGPYSYDFREFPSRVAFPEGATPDDVMPDRHVRPDAPPHLLLVAANDTTVYPQNAINMEAALKKAGISVERKVLPRLNHITIIGAVASNLTFLGPTRAEIIRFVEDQRLR, encoded by the coding sequence ATGTCCCGATTTTCCCGCCGCCTGCCCCTGCTGCTCGGGGGCGCCACGCTGCTCACGCTGGGCCTGAGCGCCTGCTCGGGCGAGCGGCTTCAGGCCGCCGTCAACGCCACCAACTCCACCCGGGGCCTGACCGTGGTGCGCGATCAAGCGTACGGGCCCGATCCGCGCCAGCGCCTCGACGTGTACGCGCCGCAGGGCGTGCGGGGCGCGCCCACCCTCCTCTTCATCCACGGCGGTTCGTGGCAGGGAGGCGACAAGGCCGGACACGCTTTCGTGGGGCAGTCGCTCGCGCGGGCGGGCTACGTGGTAGGCGTCATGAATTACCGCCTCGCCCCGCAACACCGCTACCCGAGCTACGTGCAGGACGGAGCGCTGGCGCTCAAATGGCTGCGGGAGCGCGCCACGCAGTGGGGCGGAGCGCCGAACAACCTCTTCGTCGCCGGACACTCGGCGGGAGGTTTTAACGCCGTCGAACTCGTGGACAACGCCCGCTGGCTGAGCGAAGTCGGCGTGCCGGTGAGTGCCGTGCGCGGGGTAATCGGCATCGCCGGGCCGTATTCCTACGACTTCCGGGAGTTCCCGAGCCGGGTCGCGTTTCCCGAGGGAGCCACCCCCGACGACGTGATGCCTGACCGCCATGTTCGCCCAGACGCGCCGCCACACCTGCTGCTCGTGGCGGCGAACGACACCACCGTCTATCCCCAGAACGCGATCAATATGGAAGCGGCGCTGAAGAAGGCCGGCATATCGGTCGAGCGCAAGGTGCTGCCCCGGCTCAACCACATCACCATCATCGGCGCGGTGGCGAGCAACCTCACCTTCCTGGGGCCGACGCGCGCCGAGATCATCCGATTTGTGGAAGACCAGCGGCTGAGGTAG
- a CDS encoding sporulation protein, with amino-acid sequence MGFFKKMMAAAGIGSARVDTRLQQSAVRVGEELRGTVIVTGGQVEQRIERLNLGLTTRYRADEGHHTHTLFSHPVVSGFPIRPGEVREFPFSLPVPHGTPLTLRGTDVWLVTDADIAGGMDPGDHDPVQVLPSAEMETVIGAAQRLGFTLKGSEVEYIRGHLVQELSFLPPHGQYRLTELELMMLPARGGLDLILEVDRRATGMASLFMSEFEAKGRWFIPAEQLRRGPDALAPELAERIRRLS; translated from the coding sequence ATGGGATTTTTCAAGAAGATGATGGCGGCGGCGGGCATCGGGTCGGCCCGCGTGGACACCCGGCTTCAGCAGAGCGCGGTGCGCGTGGGCGAGGAGCTGCGCGGCACGGTGATCGTGACGGGCGGTCAGGTCGAGCAGCGCATCGAGCGCCTCAACCTCGGCCTGACCACCCGCTACCGCGCCGACGAGGGGCACCACACCCACACCCTCTTTTCTCACCCGGTCGTGAGCGGCTTTCCGATTCGCCCCGGCGAGGTGCGCGAGTTTCCCTTTTCGCTGCCCGTGCCGCACGGCACGCCGCTCACCCTGCGCGGCACCGACGTGTGGCTCGTGACCGACGCCGACATCGCGGGTGGGATGGACCCCGGGGACCACGACCCGGTGCAGGTCCTCCCGAGCGCCGAGATGGAGACCGTGATCGGGGCGGCGCAGCGCCTGGGCTTCACTCTGAAGGGCAGCGAGGTCGAGTACATCCGCGGCCACCTCGTGCAGGAGCTGAGTTTCCTGCCCCCCCACGGCCAGTACCGTCTCACCGAACTCGAACTCATGATGTTGCCGGCACGTGGGGGTCTCGACCTGATTCTGGAGGTGGACCGCCGCGCCACCGGCATGGCGAGCCTCTTCATGAGCGAGTTCGAGGCGAAGGGCCGCTGGTTTATCCCCGCCGAGCAGCTCCGGCGCGGCCCCGACGCCCTGGCCCCTGAACTCGCCGAGCGCATTCGCCGGCTGTCCTGA
- a CDS encoding SDR family oxidoreductase, whose product MTLFSLGGKCALVTGGSKGIGRAAAEHLRSLGAEVALAARGEEALRAAAEELGARWVVADVSTPEGVQAAVDAAGAVDILVSNAGGPPPSLPSEVSEEAWAQGFQTTFLSTVRLAGAVVPGMRERGWGRIIAVTSLTVGRPTLMLPVSNALRAAVTNHLRTLALEVAQDGVTCNTVAPGYTATERLQKLHADPAEAEKLRGRIPAQRFGEPGEVAAAVAFLATNEAGYITGQEILVDGGWSI is encoded by the coding sequence ATGACCCTGTTCAGCTTAGGCGGCAAATGCGCCCTCGTCACCGGCGGCAGCAAAGGCATCGGGCGGGCCGCCGCCGAGCACCTGCGCTCCCTTGGGGCCGAGGTGGCGCTCGCCGCGCGGGGAGAAGAGGCGCTGCGTGCGGCGGCGGAAGAACTCGGCGCCCGCTGGGTGGTCGCGGACGTGAGCACGCCCGAGGGGGTGCAGGCCGCTGTGGACGCGGCTGGGGCGGTAGACATCCTCGTGAGCAATGCCGGCGGGCCGCCGCCCTCGCTGCCGAGTGAGGTGAGTGAAGAGGCCTGGGCGCAGGGCTTCCAGACCACCTTCCTGAGCACGGTGCGGCTCGCGGGGGCCGTGGTGCCGGGCATGCGGGAGCGCGGCTGGGGCCGGATCATCGCGGTCACCAGCCTGACGGTGGGGCGCCCCACCCTGATGCTGCCGGTGAGCAACGCCCTGCGCGCCGCCGTGACCAACCACCTGCGGACCCTCGCCCTCGAAGTCGCCCAGGATGGCGTGACCTGCAACACCGTCGCGCCCGGCTACACCGCCACCGAGCGGCTGCAAAAGCTGCACGCTGACCCGGCGGAGGCCGAGAAGCTCCGGGGCAGGATCCCCGCGCAGCGTTTCGGCGAGCCGGGCGAGGTGGCGGCGGCGGTCGCTTTTCTAGCGACAAATGAGGCCGGCTACATCACCGGGCAGGAGATCCTGGTGGACGGCGGCTGGAGCATCTGA
- a CDS encoding GNAT family N-acetyltransferase: MPVSVSFDPRAASPEERLAVGELLCACHASAHPEDPPHRPEREAQGLLPAQPNRQSWHWVTWEGPRALAHAQLSGSLTENRGVAYARVLVHPEARRRGLGQQLAQAVQAHAAEQGRTTLLCSTTSLVPAGAAFARALDARTVQERRQSQLLLDEVDEGLLQRWTESAQTPTYRLHHWERAVPENYVERYAELLGVINDAPKGDIDLEDETYTPAHIRAWEKEIAEQGERLFMLVVEDVRSGELVGLTETVWSPERPSLVYQMATAVRANARGQGLGQWLKAAMLLHLRGRAPGARFVRTGNAEGNAAMLAINTALGFRPWAAVTQWKWASSPEASA; encoded by the coding sequence ATGCCTGTCTCCGTTTCCTTTGACCCGCGCGCGGCCTCCCCGGAGGAACGGTTGGCTGTGGGCGAGCTGCTCTGCGCCTGCCACGCCTCCGCGCATCCAGAGGACCCGCCCCACCGGCCCGAGCGTGAGGCGCAAGGTCTGCTGCCAGCTCAGCCGAATCGTCAGAGCTGGCACTGGGTGACCTGGGAAGGCCCCAGAGCGCTCGCCCACGCCCAACTGAGCGGGAGCCTCACCGAAAACCGCGGGGTGGCCTACGCCCGAGTTCTCGTGCACCCAGAAGCGCGCCGCCGTGGGCTGGGGCAGCAACTGGCGCAGGCGGTGCAGGCACACGCCGCCGAGCAGGGGCGCACCACCCTCCTGTGCTCCACCACCTCGCTCGTGCCGGCAGGCGCGGCCTTCGCCCGGGCTCTGGACGCCCGCACCGTTCAGGAGCGCCGTCAGAGCCAGTTGCTGCTGGACGAGGTGGACGAAGGACTGCTCCAACGGTGGACCGAATCGGCCCAGACTCCGACTTACCGCCTCCACCACTGGGAAAGGGCCGTTCCAGAAAATTATGTCGAGCGCTACGCCGAGCTGCTGGGGGTGATCAATGACGCGCCGAAGGGTGACATAGATCTGGAGGACGAGACCTACACGCCGGCCCACATTCGCGCCTGGGAAAAGGAGATCGCCGAGCAAGGCGAGCGCCTGTTCATGCTCGTGGTGGAAGATGTTCGGAGCGGCGAACTCGTCGGCCTGACTGAGACGGTCTGGAGCCCTGAACGCCCCAGCCTCGTGTACCAGATGGCGACGGCAGTGCGCGCGAATGCGCGGGGGCAGGGTCTCGGCCAGTGGCTCAAGGCCGCCATGCTCCTGCATCTGCGGGGCAGGGCGCCCGGCGCCCGCTTTGTCCGGACCGGCAACGCTGAGGGGAACGCCGCCATGCTCGCTATCAATACGGCGCTGGGCTTCCGACCCTGGGCTGCGGTGACCCAGTGGAAATGGGCGTCGTCCCCGGAAGCCTCAGCCTAA
- the recO gene encoding DNA repair protein RecO, protein MRNRVANRSGIVIRRRVTPAGDIIVTLLTPQGKLKAVARGGVRGPLSSRLNLFHHVGTQVYQGPHNDLASVKQAVLEGALPTLAEPERYAFAHLMAEFADALFQEGEFSEQAFELFAAALRGVAHQPDPEWVALVMSYKLLGLAGILPQTARCARCGAPEPEHPDPLGGQLLCRSCAALPAYPAASLDFLRGVVRRTVRMSMDRPVAAAERPLLWRALEKFVAVQVGNVQSWRQLVPSAGAAAS, encoded by the coding sequence ATGAGGAACCGCGTCGCCAACCGCAGCGGCATCGTGATTCGCCGCCGGGTGACGCCGGCCGGAGACATCATCGTCACGCTGCTCACGCCGCAGGGCAAGCTCAAGGCGGTGGCGCGCGGCGGGGTGCGCGGGCCACTGTCGAGCCGCCTGAACCTCTTTCACCACGTCGGCACGCAGGTGTACCAGGGGCCGCACAACGACCTCGCCAGCGTCAAACAGGCGGTGCTCGAAGGCGCTCTGCCCACCCTCGCCGAGCCGGAACGCTACGCCTTCGCGCACCTGATGGCCGAGTTCGCCGACGCGCTGTTTCAGGAGGGCGAGTTCAGTGAACAGGCCTTCGAGCTGTTCGCGGCGGCGCTGCGCGGCGTGGCGCACCAGCCTGACCCCGAGTGGGTGGCGCTCGTGATGAGCTACAAGTTGCTCGGGCTCGCGGGCATCCTTCCCCAGACCGCGCGCTGTGCCCGCTGCGGCGCCCCAGAGCCCGAGCACCCCGACCCCCTGGGCGGGCAGTTGCTGTGCCGAAGCTGCGCGGCGCTGCCGGCCTACCCGGCGGCCTCGCTCGATTTCCTGCGCGGCGTGGTGCGGCGCACGGTGCGGATGAGCATGGACCGCCCCGTCGCTGCCGCCGAGCGCCCCCTGCTGTGGCGCGCACTCGAAAAGTTCGTCGCCGTGCAGGTCGGCAACGTGCAGAGCTGGCGGCAACTCGTACCGAGCGCGGGCGCCGCCGCATCCTGA
- a CDS encoding thymidine kinase yields the protein MLRSPYSGGHLEVIVGPMFSGKSEELIRRVTRALIARQRVAVFKPALDDRYHVTQVASHAGRTTEAVAVPSAASIRAHLSGQGELLSAQPEGVDVVGIDEAQFFGPDLVPLVLELADAGVRVILAGLDLDFRAEPFGPVPELLARAESVEKLTAICTVCGAPATRSQRLIGGQPARFGDPVLLVGAQESYEARCRVHHEVRRD from the coding sequence GTGCTCAGGTCCCCTTATTCCGGCGGCCATCTCGAAGTGATCGTCGGCCCGATGTTCAGCGGCAAGAGCGAGGAACTGATTCGCCGCGTCACCCGCGCCCTGATCGCCCGGCAGCGCGTCGCCGTGTTCAAGCCGGCGCTCGACGACCGCTATCACGTTACCCAGGTCGCCTCTCACGCGGGCCGCACCACCGAAGCGGTCGCCGTGCCCAGTGCGGCGAGTATCCGCGCCCATCTCTCGGGTCAGGGCGAGCTGCTCAGCGCCCAGCCTGAGGGCGTGGACGTGGTCGGCATCGATGAGGCGCAGTTTTTTGGTCCTGACCTCGTGCCTCTCGTGCTGGAACTTGCTGACGCCGGGGTGCGGGTGATCCTGGCCGGCCTCGATCTCGACTTCCGCGCCGAGCCGTTCGGCCCGGTGCCCGAACTGCTCGCCCGTGCCGAGAGCGTCGAGAAACTGACGGCCATCTGCACGGTCTGCGGCGCCCCCGCCACCCGCTCGCAGCGCCTGATCGGCGGCCAGCCGGCCCGCTTCGGTGATCCGGTGCTGCTCGTTGGCGCCCAGGAGAGCTACGAGGCGCGCTGCCGGGTGCACCATGAGGTGCGGCGAGATTAG
- the ppgK gene encoding polyphosphate--glucose phosphotransferase, whose product MTVILGIDIGGSGIKGAPVNTRTGELAGERYRIPTPPGARPDDVKAVVAQLVEHFGLPGAVGVTFPGIVQHGRTLSAANVDPDWIGLDADALFTEATGHELHLINDADAAGLAEAQFGAGRGVMGTVMMLTFGTGIGSALIHDGKLVPNTEFGHLWLREKHAEDWASDRARERDDLNWKQWIKRVNKYLQHLELLFSPDLFIIGGGVSKRADKWLPHVELGRSRLVPAALQNEAGIVGAAMMAAELAAGHAAGPAPKPAKTAKGGTKK is encoded by the coding sequence ATGACGGTCATCCTCGGCATCGACATTGGCGGCAGCGGCATCAAGGGCGCCCCGGTGAACACCCGCACGGGCGAACTCGCTGGGGAGCGTTACCGCATTCCCACCCCGCCGGGCGCCCGTCCCGACGACGTCAAGGCGGTCGTGGCGCAACTCGTGGAGCATTTCGGGCTCCCGGGAGCGGTCGGTGTCACCTTTCCCGGTATCGTGCAGCACGGGCGCACCCTGAGCGCCGCCAACGTGGACCCGGACTGGATCGGGCTCGACGCCGACGCCCTGTTTACCGAGGCCACCGGCCACGAGCTGCACCTGATCAACGACGCCGACGCCGCCGGTCTCGCGGAGGCGCAGTTCGGGGCCGGCCGGGGCGTGATGGGCACCGTCATGATGCTGACCTTCGGCACCGGCATCGGCAGTGCCCTGATTCACGACGGTAAGCTCGTGCCCAACACGGAATTCGGCCACCTGTGGCTGCGCGAGAAGCACGCCGAGGACTGGGCCTCGGACCGTGCCCGCGAACGCGACGATCTGAACTGGAAGCAGTGGATCAAGCGGGTGAACAAGTACCTGCAACACCTCGAACTGCTGTTCTCGCCGGACCTCTTCATCATCGGCGGCGGCGTCAGCAAGCGCGCCGACAAGTGGCTGCCGCATGTCGAACTCGGGCGCAGCCGCCTGGTGCCCGCCGCGCTGCAAAACGAAGCCGGGATCGTCGGCGCGGCGATGATGGCCGCGGAGCTGGCCGCAGGCCACGCCGCGGGGCCGGCCCCCAAGCCAGCGAAGACGGCCAAGGGCGGCACGAAAAAGTAA
- a CDS encoding SDR family oxidoreductase — MSGPLIGVTGAPGNVGTPLVRALLSRGARVRVLARRPDAARRVFGEQPGLDYAPLEFGDRRTYVAAFQGVERLFVARPPQVSQVARDMVPALDVALGAGVRHMALLSLQGAEKITFVPHARLEQYLLSSGVAHTLLRPSFFMQNLTTTHLPELRRGEVYIPAGQGRTSFIDVRDIADVAALVLTETGHAGQAYELTGSEALTYTEVAGKFSAATGRPIRYTDPSPLAFFRHMRARGLPTAQVMVMEAIYATARFGLAARVTPDTARLLGRAPRLFDEFSRDSASLFTKDISHD, encoded by the coding sequence ATGAGCGGCCCCCTGATCGGCGTCACCGGGGCACCCGGCAACGTGGGCACACCCCTGGTGCGGGCGCTGCTCTCGCGCGGCGCGCGGGTGCGGGTGCTGGCCCGCCGCCCTGACGCGGCCCGCCGCGTGTTCGGGGAGCAACCGGGCCTGGACTATGCGCCGCTGGAATTCGGGGATCGCCGGACCTACGTGGCGGCCTTTCAGGGCGTGGAACGGCTGTTCGTGGCGCGGCCCCCGCAGGTCAGCCAGGTGGCGCGCGACATGGTGCCCGCGCTCGACGTGGCGCTGGGCGCCGGGGTGCGGCACATGGCGCTGCTCTCCTTGCAGGGCGCCGAAAAGATCACCTTCGTGCCCCACGCGCGGCTCGAACAGTACCTGCTCAGCAGTGGGGTGGCCCATACGCTGCTGCGCCCCTCCTTTTTCATGCAGAACCTGACGACCACGCACCTGCCCGAGCTGCGTCGGGGCGAGGTTTACATTCCGGCGGGGCAGGGCCGCACCAGCTTCATCGACGTGCGTGACATCGCGGACGTGGCCGCCCTGGTGCTGACCGAGACGGGGCACGCGGGGCAGGCGTACGAGCTGACCGGTTCGGAGGCGCTGACGTACACGGAAGTCGCCGGGAAGTTCAGTGCGGCGACGGGCCGACCGATTCGCTACACCGACCCCAGCCCGCTGGCTTTTTTCCGACACATGCGGGCGCGGGGGCTGCCCACCGCGCAGGTCATGGTGATGGAGGCGATCTACGCCACTGCCCGCTTCGGCCTCGCGGCGCGGGTGACCCCCGACACAGCCCGGCTGCTGGGAAGGGCGCCCCGTTTGTTCGACGAGTTCTCGCGTGACAGCGCTTCTCTTTTCACCAAGGACATTTCTCATGATTAA
- the rpmE gene encoding 50S ribosomal protein L31 translates to MQKDLHPKAVPCKIIYQGKVVMETLSTRPEIHVDVWSGVHPFWTGEERFLDTEGRVDKFNKRFGDSYRRANRK, encoded by the coding sequence ATGCAAAAAGACCTGCACCCCAAGGCCGTGCCCTGCAAGATCATTTATCAGGGCAAGGTCGTAATGGAAACCCTGAGCACCCGTCCCGAGATTCACGTGGACGTGTGGAGCGGCGTTCACCCCTTCTGGACCGGCGAGGAGCGCTTCCTCGACACCGAGGGCCGCGTGGACAAGTTCAATAAGCGCTTCGGCGACAGCTACCGCCGCGCCAACCGCAAGTAA
- a CDS encoding GntR family transcriptional regulator has protein sequence MGPFQRPELVREGVYQHLRRAVLDGEIAPGERLGEVELGQQLGVSRTPIREALMRLTQDGLLLAEANKGVRVRTVTAQEARDTYAVREELDGLAAGLAAAHHTPADAEALCRALARLEAAQGEGQDYREQTRLDLAFHREVTHAAHNAALMDLARNLEQRVALIKHQTRTYNAHPQTQAQHAEILHAVLARDAHSARDAARQHVRTFAALVLSDLQALNFPALSPPETQP, from the coding sequence ATGGGTCCGTTTCAGCGTCCGGAACTTGTGCGTGAAGGGGTGTATCAGCACCTGCGCCGCGCCGTGCTGGACGGTGAGATTGCGCCGGGGGAGCGGCTGGGAGAAGTGGAGCTCGGACAGCAGCTCGGGGTGTCGCGTACCCCCATCCGCGAGGCCCTGATGCGCCTGACCCAGGACGGCCTGCTGCTTGCCGAGGCGAACAAGGGCGTCCGCGTGCGGACCGTGACCGCCCAGGAGGCGCGCGACACCTACGCCGTGCGCGAGGAGCTCGACGGCCTCGCGGCGGGGCTCGCGGCCGCGCACCACACCCCCGCCGACGCCGAGGCGCTGTGCCGGGCCCTCGCCCGCCTGGAAGCGGCGCAGGGTGAGGGCCAGGACTACCGCGAGCAGACGCGGCTCGACCTCGCCTTTCACCGCGAGGTGACGCACGCGGCGCACAACGCGGCGCTGATGGACCTCGCGCGCAACCTCGAGCAGCGGGTGGCCCTGATCAAGCACCAGACGCGCACCTACAACGCCCACCCCCAGACCCAGGCGCAGCATGCCGAGATCCTGCACGCCGTGCTCGCCCGTGACGCCCACTCGGCGCGCGACGCGGCCCGGCAGCACGTCCGCACTTTCGCCGCCCTGGTCCTGAGCGACCTGCAAGCCCTGAACTTTCCCGCCCTGTCCCCTCCGGAGACCCAGCCATGA